One Dokdonia sp. Dokd-P16 genomic window carries:
- a CDS encoding FKBP-type peptidyl-prolyl cis-trans isomerase, whose translation MKLRNYLGLALVLLLCVGCPSDDDADITIVPPRDRGEQAIEDDAEIREYLETHFYNYEEFENPTADFDYIIRFDTIATVNSDKTPIIDRPELTSITYNRVDTDQTVYILTARQGSSEKPAATYTDSTLVTYTGRNLNSTTFDSSPNPVWFDLTATIDGFQNGIAGFKGAGAGPVANGDGTTSYQDFGVGAVFIPSGLAYFNLPPGNVEIYSPLVFTFSVFDVIITDHDGDGIISIDEDLDGNGFLFDDADNPDNDSAAAFQDPDDDNDGVRTRLEIILDEDGNLVSFIDTDGDGISNHLDNDDDGDGRDTLDEIQINTSTGVITYTDTDGDGIPDYLDADS comes from the coding sequence ATGAAATTAAGAAATTACCTAGGTTTAGCGTTAGTTTTACTACTATGTGTTGGTTGTCCTTCTGACGATGATGCAGACATTACGATTGTTCCTCCTAGAGATAGAGGAGAGCAGGCAATAGAAGATGACGCAGAAATACGCGAGTATTTAGAGACACACTTTTATAATTATGAGGAGTTTGAAAATCCTACAGCAGATTTTGACTATATAATTCGTTTTGACACTATTGCTACGGTAAATAGCGATAAAACACCAATCATTGACCGACCTGAGTTAACTAGTATCACATATAATCGTGTTGATACAGATCAAACAGTTTACATACTTACAGCAAGACAAGGATCTAGCGAGAAGCCGGCAGCTACTTACACAGATTCAACATTAGTAACTTATACTGGCAGAAACTTAAATAGTACAACTTTTGATTCGTCCCCTAATCCTGTATGGTTTGATCTTACAGCAACTATAGATGGTTTTCAGAATGGTATTGCAGGTTTTAAAGGTGCCGGAGCAGGACCTGTTGCAAATGGTGATGGAACAACATCTTATCAAGATTTTGGTGTAGGAGCTGTATTTATTCCTAGTGGACTCGCTTATTTTAATCTACCTCCTGGTAATGTTGAAATTTATAGTCCTCTCGTATTTACATTCTCTGTGTTTGATGTAATCATTACAGATCATGACGGTGATGGAATTATATCTATTGATGAAGATCTTGATGGAAATGGTTTTCTATTTGATGATGCAGATAATCCAGATAATGACAGTGCAGCAGCATTCCAAGATCCAGATGATGATAATGACGGTGTACGCACTAGACTAGAAATCATACTTGACGAGGATGGAAATTTAGTTTCATTTATTGATACAGATGGGGATGGCATTAGCAATCACCTTGATAACGATGATGATGGAGATGGTAGGGATACTCTAGATGAAATCCAAATCAATACATCAACAGGAGTTATCACTTATACAGATACAGATGGAGACGGTATACCTGATTATCTAGATGCAGATAGTTAG
- a CDS encoding RNA-binding S4 domain-containing protein, whose translation MRVDKYLWCVRYFKTRSIATAACKKGQVKINNTSIKPSRDIYPTDTISVRKNQVTYVLEVLDLPESRLGAKLVGMYVRDKTPKENLEKLELLKYSKDYYRKKGVGRPTKKDRRSIDEIYNNDDFFKSDEEE comes from the coding sequence ATGAGAGTAGACAAATATTTATGGTGCGTGCGCTACTTTAAGACGAGATCTATAGCTACAGCAGCTTGCAAGAAAGGCCAAGTCAAAATTAACAACACCTCCATTAAACCTTCTCGAGACATATATCCCACTGATACTATCTCTGTGCGCAAAAACCAAGTTACCTACGTCCTGGAAGTCCTTGACCTCCCTGAAAGTAGACTGGGTGCAAAACTAGTAGGCATGTATGTGCGCGACAAAACTCCTAAGGAAAATCTAGAGAAACTAGAATTGCTCAAATACTCAAAAGATTATTATCGCAAGAAAGGAGTGGGTCGTCCTACTAAAAAAGACAGAAGAAGCATTGATGAGATTTACAACAATGACGATTTTTTTAAAAGCGATGAAGAAGAATAG
- a CDS encoding outer membrane beta-barrel protein, whose amino-acid sequence MKKIIVAVLLLSGMTAFSQSAGFGIKGGLNYGSVGDLEFTSEFAESTFDKENKSGFHAGIYYKAVFAGIFVQPELLYTKINTEYQSNISGSNSIDYELSKIDIPVLVGFNVIGPLNVKAGPSFQYIIDDEFDGIDIDFEDPENSFTVGYQLGAGLSFGKLGIDVRYEGAFTDNTIVTESQAEDNSVGFKVDARPSQWILSLSYSLDGAN is encoded by the coding sequence ATGAAAAAAATCATTGTAGCAGTATTACTCTTATCAGGTATGACTGCATTTAGCCAAAGCGCTGGCTTCGGAATCAAGGGCGGACTCAATTATGGATCTGTAGGTGATCTAGAATTTACCTCAGAATTTGCTGAGAGTACTTTTGACAAGGAAAATAAGTCTGGCTTTCATGCTGGTATTTATTATAAGGCAGTGTTTGCTGGTATCTTTGTGCAACCAGAATTACTTTACACTAAAATCAATACAGAATATCAGAGTAATATCTCAGGATCTAATAGTATAGATTATGAATTGTCAAAAATTGACATTCCAGTACTTGTTGGTTTTAATGTTATAGGGCCTTTAAATGTGAAGGCTGGACCTTCTTTTCAATATATTATTGACGATGAATTTGATGGGATAGACATTGATTTTGAAGATCCGGAAAATTCATTTACTGTAGGCTACCAGCTAGGCGCAGGTCTTTCATTTGGTAAGCTCGGGATTGATGTGAGATATGAGGGAGCATTTACAGACAATACCATTGTAACAGAATCACAAGCTGAAGATAATAGTGTAGGCTTTAAAGTAGATGCAAGACCATCACAATGGATTTTAAGTTTATCGTACTCTCTTGATGGAGCGAATTAA